From the Caloranaerobacter sp. TR13 genome, one window contains:
- a CDS encoding PqqD family protein: MKKKNENFLEFVPVRSEKVDWEIKGENVVLIVYRNSFIDKLVRRFFNTPEKMTIDLDEIGSTVWQAIDGKRNIYEISQIVKMKIGKNAEPLLERLITFINILKNNDFIKLLKKKG; this comes from the coding sequence ATGAAAAAGAAAAATGAAAATTTTTTGGAGTTCGTTCCAGTAAGGTCCGAAAAAGTAGATTGGGAGATAAAAGGAGAAAATGTAGTTCTTATAGTATATAGAAATTCTTTTATTGATAAATTAGTAAGAAGATTTTTTAATACGCCAGAAAAGATGACTATTGATTTAGATGAAATCGGCAGTACTGTTTGGCAGGCAATTGATGGTAAAAGAAATATATATGAAATATCACAAATTGTAAAGATGAAAATTGGAAAAAATGCAGAGCCGCTATTAGAGAGATTAATAACTTTTATTAATATTTTGAAGAATAATGATTTTATTAAATTATTAAAAAAGAAGGGATAG